A single genomic interval of Gemmatimonadota bacterium harbors:
- a CDS encoding polyphenol oxidase family protein, which yields MAPLAPRDHIPELESLGVTAFTTTRAAGDFVLAEPTPAADCVARWESLAASLEPAATRLASAKQVHGTDVLLHSPDWLGWRRANGADGHLTTARGSALAVTIADCVPVFLAHPSGPIGLLHAGWRGTADRIVPRALTQFAGAGVDVTQLHVHLGPAICGRCYEVSPDVFERLTGWTTIRHRHVDLRALLAEQAKEHGVARVTASPYCTRCDNDRYFSHRAGDAGRQVAVIAQSEIAP from the coding sequence GTGGCACCACTCGCGCCGCGCGATCACATCCCGGAGTTGGAGTCGCTCGGCGTCACCGCGTTTACCACCACGCGTGCCGCCGGCGACTTTGTGCTTGCTGAACCAACGCCTGCAGCGGACTGCGTCGCGCGCTGGGAGTCGCTGGCGGCATCACTCGAGCCGGCGGCCACACGACTCGCGAGTGCCAAGCAGGTGCATGGCACCGACGTGCTACTGCACAGCCCTGACTGGCTCGGTTGGCGCCGTGCCAATGGGGCGGATGGTCATCTCACCACCGCCCGCGGCTCCGCGCTTGCCGTGACCATCGCGGATTGCGTCCCCGTCTTTCTGGCCCATCCGAGCGGCCCGATTGGACTGCTCCACGCCGGCTGGCGCGGCACAGCGGACCGCATCGTCCCTCGCGCGCTCACCCAGTTTGCGGGCGCCGGTGTGGACGTCACGCAGCTCCACGTGCACCTCGGGCCAGCGATCTGCGGTCGTTGTTACGAGGTGTCGCCGGATGTCTTTGAGCGCCTCACCGGCTGGACCACTATCCGGCATCGCCACGTGGACTTGCGGGCCTTGCTGGCGGAACAGGCCAAGGAACACGGCGTGGCACGCGTGACGGCGAGCCCGTATTGCACCCGCTGCGACAACGACCGCTACTTCTCGCACCGAGCCGGCGATGCCGGCCGCCAGGTGGCCGTCATCGCCCAATCGGAGATCGCGCCATAA
- a CDS encoding UvrD-helicase domain-containing protein, with product MTLAHSAGPALNPAQQQAVDHTEGPLLVLAGAGSGKTRVLTTRIARLVHEGHARASQILAVTFTNKAAGEMRERITRQLGDQPAGMWIGTFHSIGARFVRAHADRVGRTSAFTIYDEDDTLAVAKRLMERHRISSKTWAPRAITDAVSEARNALVSPEEYARLAFTPLAKAVAPLYADWDAAFRAANAISFDDLLWLPVQILQQNADVLAQWAGRFKFVLVDEYQDTNHAQYELIRLLASVNRNVAVVGDDDQAIYGWRGADVRNILEFERDWPDATVVRLEENYRSSPGILDLANAVIADNTGRRGKTLRATRPAGDPVTLLTALDDRDEADSIVEDILARTSRGGTTAADIAILYRTNAQSRPLEESLRRRLVPYRIVGAVRFYDRREIRDLVAWLRLVANPADEEAFRRAIGAPRRGVGDATVELLAIAAREAGISLLDAARRPELIGGARASTRGTLEEFAVLFEELRVLASDASVDRLLAEIVDRSGYGDALRAEGPEGLERLENVAELIRSAAETVIEDGGEVGLRPLDHFLQRASLVAGLDQLGPDADAVTLMTLHTAKGLEFPVVYIGGLEQGLFPLSRSLDDPEALEEERRLFYVGITRAERVLQLSWARSRRRNGELMQSVLSSFISPATEKLLTPIATIRLRASGRSAALRPVREPTAWADDTPRLGWHADRAREKPVEFEEMSQDVPAFAKGERVRHKTFGSGTIAEFSGNGRDLKVTVDFDDDEVGRKRLVAAFAGLERGFE from the coding sequence ATGACTCTCGCACACTCCGCCGGGCCCGCACTCAATCCGGCGCAGCAACAAGCCGTCGATCACACCGAGGGGCCGTTGCTCGTGCTCGCCGGCGCCGGTTCCGGCAAAACGCGCGTCCTCACCACCCGCATCGCGCGACTCGTGCACGAGGGTCACGCGCGGGCGTCGCAGATTCTCGCGGTCACGTTCACCAATAAGGCCGCAGGGGAGATGCGCGAGCGCATCACCCGCCAGCTCGGTGATCAGCCCGCCGGTATGTGGATTGGCACCTTTCACTCCATTGGCGCACGCTTTGTGCGCGCCCACGCGGATCGCGTTGGGCGCACCAGCGCATTCACCATCTACGACGAAGACGATACCCTCGCCGTCGCCAAGCGGCTGATGGAGCGTCACCGGATTTCGTCCAAGACGTGGGCGCCGCGCGCCATCACCGACGCCGTGTCGGAGGCGCGCAACGCGCTCGTGTCGCCGGAGGAATACGCCCGCCTCGCCTTCACGCCGCTCGCCAAGGCCGTCGCGCCGCTCTATGCGGACTGGGACGCGGCCTTCCGTGCCGCGAACGCCATTTCGTTTGACGACCTGCTCTGGCTGCCGGTGCAGATTCTCCAGCAGAACGCCGACGTGCTCGCACAGTGGGCGGGGCGATTCAAATTCGTGCTGGTCGACGAATACCAAGACACCAACCACGCGCAGTACGAGTTGATCCGTTTGCTCGCGAGTGTGAATCGCAACGTCGCGGTCGTGGGCGACGACGATCAGGCGATCTACGGCTGGCGCGGCGCCGACGTTCGCAACATTCTCGAGTTCGAGCGCGATTGGCCCGACGCCACCGTGGTGCGCCTCGAGGAGAACTATCGGTCGTCGCCGGGCATCCTCGACCTCGCCAATGCCGTGATCGCGGACAACACCGGCCGGCGCGGCAAGACGCTGCGCGCCACGCGTCCCGCTGGCGACCCCGTCACATTGCTGACGGCATTGGACGACCGCGACGAAGCCGATTCCATTGTCGAGGACATCCTCGCACGTACGTCGCGCGGCGGTACCACCGCGGCGGACATCGCCATTTTGTATCGCACCAACGCGCAGAGCCGTCCGCTCGAAGAATCGCTGCGGCGGCGCTTGGTGCCGTACCGCATTGTGGGCGCGGTGCGTTTCTACGATCGTCGTGAAATTCGTGATCTCGTCGCGTGGCTGCGCCTCGTCGCCAATCCGGCCGACGAGGAAGCCTTCCGGCGTGCCATTGGTGCCCCGCGTCGCGGCGTTGGAGATGCGACGGTGGAACTGCTCGCCATCGCCGCACGCGAGGCGGGGATCTCACTGCTCGACGCGGCGCGACGTCCCGAGCTGATCGGTGGGGCCCGCGCGTCCACGCGCGGCACGCTCGAGGAGTTTGCGGTGCTCTTTGAGGAACTCCGCGTCTTGGCGTCCGACGCCAGCGTCGATCGCCTGCTCGCCGAGATCGTCGATCGCAGCGGCTATGGCGACGCGCTGCGCGCCGAAGGCCCCGAGGGGCTCGAGCGCCTCGAGAACGTGGCCGAACTCATTCGCAGTGCGGCCGAAACGGTGATCGAAGATGGCGGCGAAGTTGGACTGCGGCCGTTGGATCATTTTCTGCAGCGCGCCTCGCTCGTTGCGGGACTCGACCAACTTGGGCCGGATGCCGACGCCGTAACGCTGATGACCTTGCATACCGCCAAGGGGCTCGAGTTTCCGGTGGTCTACATCGGTGGCCTGGAGCAGGGCCTCTTTCCGCTCAGTCGCTCACTCGACGACCCCGAAGCGCTCGAGGAAGAACGTCGCCTGTTCTACGTGGGCATCACACGCGCCGAACGAGTGTTGCAACTCTCGTGGGCGCGGAGCCGTCGTCGGAACGGTGAGCTGATGCAGTCGGTGCTCTCGAGCTTCATCTCGCCAGCCACCGAGAAGTTACTCACCCCCATCGCGACCATTCGCCTGCGCGCGAGTGGACGTAGTGCGGCCCTGCGTCCCGTGCGCGAGCCCACCGCGTGGGCCGATGACACCCCGCGGCTCGGCTGGCACGCCGATCGCGCCCGCGAGAAGCCCGTGGAGTTTGAGGAGATGTCGCAGGACGTGCCCGCGTTCGCCAAGGGCGAACGGGTGCGTCATAAAACATTTGGGTCGGGCACCATCGCAGAGTTCTCCGGCAACGGCCGCGATCTCAAAGTCACGGTGGACTTCGACGACGACGAAGTCGGACGCAAACGGCTCGTCGCAGCCTTCGCGGGGCTCGAGCGGGGATTCGAATAG
- the gatB gene encoding Asp-tRNA(Asn)/Glu-tRNA(Gln) amidotransferase subunit GatB: MSAHRYEMVVGLEVHVHLKTRTKIFCRCSTNFGDAPNANTCPVCLALPGALPVLNDHAVELATRAALALECTVYERSVFARKNYFYPDLPKGYQISQFDRPLAERGRVVLPDGRAITITRIHMEEDAGKSVHDRFAGFTAIDLNRSGVPLVEIVSEPEIRSSAEAGAYLRALREVLLFADVSDCSMEEGSLRVDANVSARLPGETAFRTRTEIKNLNSFSNVERALEVEFARHCAVHDAGGVIVQQTMLFDAGRGTVRPARSKEESHDYRYFPDPDLPPLVLAPAYIAAHRAALPEFPAARRERYRRDFGITAADAEVLTASRAVGDYFEHTAAAAGDGKAAANWVTGEVLAALNETGATIDSFPVTAARLGALIALVRDGVLSGTAAKTVLDTMHRDAADPRAIAERDGLLQVGDDAQLRAWIDDVWAEHADEAARFMGGEARLQGVLVGFVMKKSNRSADPKKVNQLLAERGK; this comes from the coding sequence ATGAGCGCCCATCGTTACGAAATGGTCGTAGGGCTCGAGGTGCACGTGCATCTCAAAACGCGCACCAAAATCTTCTGCCGCTGTTCGACCAATTTCGGCGACGCGCCCAACGCCAATACCTGCCCGGTGTGTCTCGCGCTCCCCGGTGCATTGCCGGTGCTCAATGACCACGCCGTGGAACTCGCCACGCGAGCCGCGCTCGCCCTCGAGTGCACTGTGTATGAGCGCTCGGTGTTCGCCCGCAAGAACTATTTCTATCCCGATCTCCCCAAGGGATATCAGATCTCGCAGTTCGATCGGCCGCTCGCCGAACGGGGACGCGTGGTGCTCCCTGACGGGCGCGCAATCACGATCACCCGCATTCACATGGAAGAGGACGCGGGGAAGTCCGTGCACGATCGCTTTGCCGGCTTCACGGCCATTGATCTCAATCGCTCGGGAGTGCCGCTCGTCGAAATCGTGAGCGAGCCGGAAATTCGCAGTAGCGCCGAGGCCGGCGCATATCTGCGCGCGCTGCGCGAGGTGTTGCTCTTTGCCGATGTGTCGGACTGCTCCATGGAAGAAGGTAGCTTGCGCGTCGATGCCAACGTGAGCGCACGACTTCCTGGCGAAACGGCATTTCGCACGCGGACGGAAATCAAGAACCTCAACTCGTTCTCGAATGTCGAGCGGGCGCTTGAGGTAGAGTTCGCGCGCCACTGTGCCGTGCATGATGCCGGTGGCGTGATCGTGCAGCAGACGATGTTGTTCGACGCTGGGCGCGGTACCGTGCGGCCGGCGCGTTCCAAGGAAGAGAGCCACGACTACCGCTACTTCCCAGATCCGGATCTCCCGCCACTCGTGCTCGCGCCGGCATACATCGCTGCGCACCGCGCGGCGCTTCCGGAGTTTCCCGCGGCCCGACGTGAGCGCTATCGCCGCGACTTCGGTATCACCGCCGCCGATGCGGAGGTCCTGACGGCCTCACGCGCCGTCGGCGATTATTTCGAACACACCGCTGCCGCTGCGGGCGACGGAAAGGCCGCCGCCAACTGGGTGACGGGAGAAGTCCTCGCCGCACTCAACGAAACAGGCGCCACAATCGACAGCTTCCCCGTGACGGCCGCACGACTCGGCGCGTTGATCGCCCTGGTTCGCGACGGCGTATTGAGTGGAACTGCCGCGAAGACCGTACTGGATACCATGCACCGCGATGCGGCCGACCCGCGGGCGATCGCCGAACGGGACGGTCTCTTGCAAGTCGGCGACGATGCACAGCTTCGTGCGTGGATCGACGACGTGTGGGCCGAACACGCCGACGAAGCCGCGCGATTCATGGGCGGCGAAGCGCGCTTGCAGGGCGTGCTGGTGGGATTCGTGATGAAGAAGTCCAACCGGAGCGCCGATCCCAAAAAGGTGAATCAGCTCTTGGCGGAACGCGGCAAGTAA
- a CDS encoding zinc dependent phospholipase C family protein produces MAATLRRRMESKSRSVLPFWGTATLCAVALLVLWPSDAFAWTPGTHILLGEAVLRTAALLPPAIAALLRAHPQDFLYGSIAADTSIAKKYARFGRHCHSWAVGLEILERANDEPLQAFAFGYLAHLAADAVAHNYFVPHQLAVTSSTTALGHSYWESRFETHLSERYPARAHDIIRLDHGRSDEHLDVILSPTIFSTPTNRRIFRGMVVVTDSDSWQRVFSVLVENSRWDLEEPVVAGHLSRSYDFIMDFLSRDAKSEPFALDPSGDVALRTAKQVRRGARRRGGEDAVREEATQQFGLPAATLPYARALTDPLYLPRSAKS; encoded by the coding sequence GTGGCAGCGACTCTACGCCGCCGGATGGAGAGTAAGTCGCGCTCGGTCCTCCCGTTCTGGGGGACCGCGACGCTGTGCGCCGTCGCGTTGCTTGTGCTGTGGCCATCGGACGCCTTTGCCTGGACGCCTGGGACGCACATCCTGCTCGGCGAGGCGGTGTTGCGCACGGCGGCGTTGTTGCCGCCTGCGATCGCGGCGTTGCTCCGCGCCCATCCGCAGGACTTTCTCTACGGCTCGATCGCTGCGGACACGAGCATTGCCAAGAAGTACGCGCGATTCGGCCGCCATTGTCACTCGTGGGCCGTGGGACTTGAGATTCTGGAACGTGCCAACGATGAGCCGTTACAGGCGTTTGCCTTTGGCTACCTCGCGCACCTCGCGGCCGACGCGGTGGCACACAATTACTTTGTGCCGCATCAGTTGGCGGTGACCTCGAGCACCACGGCGCTCGGCCACTCGTATTGGGAGAGTCGGTTTGAGACGCACTTGAGTGAACGCTATCCCGCTCGGGCGCATGACATCATTCGGCTCGACCACGGGCGCAGCGACGAGCACCTCGACGTCATTTTGAGTCCCACCATTTTTAGCACGCCAACCAACCGCCGCATTTTTCGCGGGATGGTAGTGGTCACGGACTCCGATAGTTGGCAGCGGGTGTTCTCGGTGCTCGTCGAGAATAGCCGATGGGACCTCGAAGAGCCGGTGGTGGCTGGGCATTTGTCGCGCTCGTACGACTTCATCATGGATTTTCTCTCGCGCGACGCCAAGTCGGAACCGTTTGCACTGGATCCCTCAGGCGACGTCGCGTTGCGCACCGCCAAGCAGGTGCGCCGTGGCGCGCGGCGGCGCGGTGGCGAGGACGCCGTGCGCGAAGAGGCCACGCAGCAGTTCGGACTCCCGGCCGCGACCCTGCCCTATGCGCGCGCGCTCACCGACCCGCTTTACTTGCCGCGTTCCGCCAAGAGCTGA
- the gatA gene encoding Asp-tRNA(Asn)/Glu-tRNA(Gln) amidotransferase subunit GatA yields the protein MTAPWLEQRAADIAAAVRDGRVTSAALTEASFARATTVGAGKDGLNCIISADRDASLRQAAAAPMGGALAGVPVVIKDNIATTFLTTSCGSNVLAGYVSPYSATVVERLRAAGAVLVGKSNMDEFAMGSSNEHSAFGPARNPIDPSRVPGGSSGGSAAAVAAGIAPIALGSETGGSVRQPASFCGIVGVKPTYGRVSRFGLVAFASSLDNVGVFGRTVDDAALTLEVIAGDDTAHDSTSAPRPAPVLRTTDTDLTGVVIGKPVEYFPSSLAPEIRAHCERALDALRARGATVRDVSLPHTDYAIPAYYIIAPAECSANLARFDGVRYGLRVDGDGVRAMYEATRSRGFGAEVTRRILLGTYVLSAGYYDAYYRKAMQVRELIRRDFDAVWASGVHALFTPTAPTTAFPIGAISDPYEMYLSDIFTVTANLAELPAMSVPIGRTDALPVGGQILAAKFDEATMFRVAYALEHALGKDAHA from the coding sequence GTGACCGCGCCGTGGCTCGAACAGCGCGCCGCGGACATCGCCGCCGCGGTACGCGACGGACGCGTCACAAGCGCCGCGCTCACCGAAGCGAGCTTTGCCCGCGCCACGACCGTCGGTGCGGGGAAGGACGGTCTCAACTGCATCATCTCCGCGGATCGCGACGCATCGCTGCGCCAGGCAGCCGCAGCGCCGATGGGCGGCGCGCTCGCTGGCGTGCCCGTCGTGATCAAGGACAACATCGCGACCACCTTCCTTACCACGAGCTGCGGATCGAACGTGCTCGCAGGATACGTGAGTCCGTACAGCGCCACAGTGGTGGAGCGGCTACGCGCCGCCGGTGCGGTGCTCGTCGGTAAGTCCAATATGGACGAGTTCGCGATGGGCTCTTCCAACGAGCACAGCGCCTTTGGCCCCGCGCGAAATCCTATCGACCCATCTCGCGTGCCAGGCGGTTCGTCCGGCGGATCCGCCGCCGCAGTCGCGGCGGGGATTGCCCCCATCGCACTCGGCTCCGAGACCGGAGGATCGGTTCGACAGCCAGCGTCATTCTGTGGCATTGTCGGTGTCAAACCCACCTACGGCCGCGTCAGTCGGTTCGGCCTCGTCGCGTTCGCATCATCGCTCGACAACGTCGGCGTGTTCGGACGCACGGTAGATGATGCCGCCCTCACGCTCGAAGTGATCGCCGGCGATGATACGGCCCACGATTCAACGTCAGCGCCGCGCCCAGCGCCGGTGCTGCGTACCACCGACACCGACCTCACGGGCGTCGTCATCGGCAAACCGGTCGAATACTTTCCGTCGTCGCTCGCTCCCGAAATACGTGCGCACTGCGAGCGCGCACTTGATGCGTTGCGGGCCCGCGGCGCTACTGTGCGCGATGTGTCGTTGCCGCATACCGACTACGCGATCCCCGCCTATTACATCATTGCGCCCGCTGAGTGCTCGGCGAACCTCGCGCGCTTTGATGGGGTCCGCTACGGCCTCCGTGTGGACGGCGACGGCGTGCGCGCGATGTACGAAGCCACGCGCAGTCGCGGCTTCGGCGCCGAGGTCACGCGTCGCATTCTGCTCGGCACCTACGTGCTCTCGGCCGGCTACTACGACGCCTACTACCGCAAAGCGATGCAGGTGCGGGAGCTCATTCGTCGCGACTTCGATGCGGTGTGGGCGTCCGGCGTGCATGCGTTGTTCACGCCCACGGCACCCACCACCGCCTTTCCGATTGGCGCCATTTCAGATCCGTACGAGATGTACCTGAGCGACATCTTCACGGTCACGGCCAATCTGGCCGAGCTGCCGGCGATGTCCGTCCCCATCGGCCGCACCGACGCGCTACCGGTGGGCGGACAGATTCTCGCCGCCAAGTTCGACGAAGCCACGATGTTCCGAGTGGCGTACGCGCTAGAGCATGCGCTCGGCAAGGATGCGCACGCATGA
- a CDS encoding HAMP domain-containing sensor histidine kinase produces the protein MKRSAPVVIVAVGLLLVLGSLLWYTQLVVGQLREESATAGRMYAQAFGALADPQGDGADFALIDVTKGIDRLGVPLIVTDPSGRPSASANLPFVASIHDPQVADYVRELDRANKPVRLPGGGAVHFGNSKLVRGMRVIPVLQVAMIGVLLITGVVIMSTRNRADRESVFAGMARESAHQLGTPLSSLSGWVELLRDRDDAMVVQAVPHMIKDVERLERVAHRFERIGRPPKRERVELGAVAGDVVTYFSARVPTLAHPIIISLEKGDDPIKIAGDRVLLEWAIESLVKNAIDALAGRGGSIVVSLTPAAGSGVRLRVADDGPGIPKALRRKIFAAGFTTKERGWGIGLALTRRIVEDNHGGRLVLVPSDRGAVFDVILPG, from the coding sequence ATGAAACGGAGCGCGCCGGTCGTCATTGTTGCGGTCGGCCTGCTGCTCGTGCTCGGGTCCTTGTTGTGGTACACCCAGTTGGTCGTCGGCCAGCTGCGGGAGGAATCAGCCACCGCTGGGCGGATGTATGCGCAGGCCTTCGGCGCGCTCGCTGATCCGCAGGGTGACGGTGCCGATTTCGCGCTCATCGATGTGACCAAGGGCATTGATCGGCTCGGCGTTCCATTGATCGTCACCGATCCTTCTGGTCGGCCGAGCGCCTCGGCCAATCTGCCGTTCGTCGCGTCTATTCACGATCCGCAGGTCGCAGACTACGTGCGTGAACTCGACCGCGCCAACAAGCCCGTGCGCCTTCCCGGCGGCGGCGCGGTGCACTTTGGCAACTCCAAGCTCGTGCGCGGGATGCGGGTGATTCCGGTATTGCAGGTCGCGATGATCGGCGTGCTGCTGATTACCGGCGTTGTCATTATGAGCACGCGCAATCGTGCCGACCGCGAAAGCGTCTTTGCGGGCATGGCACGGGAGTCAGCGCATCAGCTGGGAACGCCGCTCAGCAGCCTCAGCGGGTGGGTGGAGCTCCTGCGCGATCGCGACGACGCGATGGTGGTGCAGGCAGTGCCGCACATGATCAAGGACGTCGAGCGCTTGGAGCGCGTGGCGCACCGATTTGAGCGCATCGGACGACCGCCCAAACGCGAGCGGGTGGAGTTGGGCGCCGTTGCCGGCGATGTGGTGACCTACTTCTCGGCGCGGGTGCCGACACTCGCGCATCCCATCATCATCTCGCTCGAGAAGGGCGACGACCCTATCAAAATTGCCGGCGATCGGGTGCTGCTCGAGTGGGCCATTGAATCGTTGGTCAAGAATGCCATCGACGCGCTGGCGGGGCGCGGCGGGTCGATTGTGGTGAGCCTCACACCGGCCGCAGGGAGCGGTGTCCGGCTGCGCGTGGCGGACGACGGGCCGGGCATTCCCAAGGCGCTGCGGCGTAAGATATTTGCCGCCGGCTTCACCACCAAAGAGCGGGGGTGGGGGATTGGGCTCGCGCTCACACGGCGCATCGTCGAAGACAATCACGGCGGTCGTCTGGTTCTGGTGCCCTCCGACCGCGGCGCTGTATTCGACGTTATTTTGCCGGGATGA
- a CDS encoding aspartyl/glutamyl-tRNA amidotransferase subunit C, translating to MSVSREDVRHVAQLARLGVPPEQLDALVAELSGILGHMDTLQGADTSAVSADVDAHPGLVRRPDEGPATPLDRTRESFAPLMRDGFFLVPRLATHDGAEEES from the coding sequence GTGAGCGTCTCTCGCGAGGACGTGCGCCATGTGGCGCAGTTGGCACGCCTCGGTGTGCCTCCAGAGCAACTCGACGCGCTCGTGGCAGAGTTGAGTGGGATTCTCGGTCATATGGACACGCTGCAGGGCGCGGATACGAGCGCCGTCAGCGCCGACGTAGACGCGCACCCAGGGCTCGTACGCCGGCCGGACGAAGGCCCCGCCACACCACTCGACCGCACCCGCGAGAGTTTTGCACCGCTCATGCGCGACGGATTCTTTCTCGTGCCGCGTCTGGCCACGCACGACGGCGCCGAGGAGGAGTCGTGA
- the murA gene encoding UDP-N-acetylglucosamine 1-carboxyvinyltransferase — MSAVQFLVEGGRRLSGSIRPSGNKNAALPIVAATLLTDQPVTLTNVPRIRDIETLVELVRTTGAEAEWTERNTLRVHAKNVSASSLDPVMCARIRASILLAAPMLARCGRVELSPPGGDVIGRRRLDTHFLALEELGAKHVFTDRIVFTTQGLRGADVFLDEPSVTGTENALMAAVAATGTTVLRNAACEPHVQDLCHFLVAMGARIEGIGTNVVTIHGGAPLGSATHAIGPDHIEVGSFIGLAAVTRSELRIERAGVEHLRSVRMGFDRLGIRTVADGDDLIVPADQSLEIQSDLGGHVPKLEDQPWPAFPADVMSIAIVAATQCSGIILMHEKMFESRMFFVDKLVGMGARIVLCDPHRALVAGPSELRAATVESPDIRAGMAMLIAAMCAKGESTINNVGQIDRGYERIDERLNALGANIRRVEAPSR, encoded by the coding sequence ATGAGCGCCGTCCAGTTCCTCGTTGAAGGCGGTCGCCGCCTCTCCGGCTCCATCCGGCCAAGCGGCAACAAAAACGCCGCGTTGCCCATTGTCGCGGCCACGCTGCTCACCGATCAGCCGGTGACGCTCACCAACGTGCCGCGCATTCGCGACATCGAAACGCTCGTCGAACTCGTCCGCACCACGGGCGCCGAGGCCGAGTGGACGGAGCGCAACACACTCCGCGTGCACGCGAAGAATGTCAGCGCGTCCTCGCTCGATCCTGTGATGTGCGCGCGCATTCGCGCCTCCATCCTCCTCGCCGCGCCGATGCTCGCGCGCTGTGGACGCGTGGAACTCTCGCCGCCCGGCGGGGACGTCATCGGCCGCCGTCGCCTCGACACGCACTTTCTCGCCCTCGAAGAACTCGGCGCCAAGCACGTGTTCACCGATCGCATCGTCTTCACCACGCAGGGACTGCGAGGCGCCGACGTCTTTCTCGATGAACCCAGCGTCACCGGCACCGAAAACGCGCTGATGGCCGCCGTCGCCGCCACCGGTACCACGGTGTTGCGGAACGCCGCCTGCGAACCGCACGTGCAGGATCTCTGCCACTTTCTCGTAGCGATGGGCGCCCGCATCGAGGGCATCGGCACCAACGTCGTCACCATCCACGGCGGCGCACCCCTCGGCAGCGCCACGCACGCCATCGGACCCGACCACATTGAAGTCGGTTCGTTCATCGGTCTCGCAGCGGTCACGCGCTCCGAACTGCGCATCGAGCGCGCGGGCGTCGAGCACCTGCGGTCCGTGCGCATGGGCTTTGACCGGCTGGGTATTCGCACCGTCGCTGACGGCGATGACCTAATCGTGCCAGCCGACCAATCGCTTGAGATTCAAAGTGACCTCGGCGGGCACGTGCCCAAGCTCGAAGATCAGCCATGGCCCGCCTTTCCCGCCGACGTGATGTCCATCGCCATCGTGGCCGCCACGCAGTGCTCGGGCATTATCCTCATGCACGAAAAAATGTTCGAGTCGCGCATGTTCTTTGTAGATAAGCTTGTGGGCATGGGCGCCCGCATTGTGTTGTGCGATCCACACCGCGCTCTCGTGGCCGGGCCCAGCGAACTGCGCGCCGCCACAGTGGAAAGCCCCGACATTCGCGCCGGTATGGCCATGCTCATTGCTGCGATGTGTGCGAAAGGGGAGAGCACGATCAACAACGTCGGGCAGATCGACCGCGGCTACGAACGCATCGATGAACGGCTCAATGCCTTGGGCGCCAATATCCGGCGCGTCGAGGCCCCGAGTCGTTGA